Part of the Clostridium sporogenes genome, ATCTTTAAAAATGGGAGGATTCGATTTTATGAAGGTACCATATGTTATGACACCAGGCCCTACTATGGTAAGAGAGAATGTTAGGATGGCGAGGGCTATGGAAACAACAAACCCAGATTTAGATTTACAATTTTATGATTATTATAAAGAAACCTATGAAAAAATAGGTGAATTTTTAAAAACTAAAAATGAAGTAAGAATATTAAGTGGAGAAGGTATATTAGGATTAGAAGCAGCTTGTGCTTCATTGACAGAAAAAGGTGACAGAATTCTTGCAATTGACAATGGAATTTTTGGTGAAAGCTTTGCAGATTTTGTAGAAATATATGAAGGAGAAGTAGTATTTTTTAAAGGGGATAGAAAAAGGGATATAGATATAGAGAAATTGAAAAAGTTCCTAGAAAAGGATAGTAACTTTAAATATGCTACTGTTGTACATTGTGATACTCCCTCAGGAGTTATTAATGATATATCAAAGATATGTCCAATATTTAAAGAAAAGGGCATAATAACTGTAGTAGATTCTGTATCTGCTATGGGCGGGCAGGAGCTAAGGGTGGATGAATGGAAAATAGATATGGTCCTTGGTGGATCTCAAAAATGCATGTCAGCCCCTCCAGGACTTTCATTCCTTAGTATAAGTGAAGATGCTTTTAAAGCTATGGAAGAAAGGAAAAAACCTATAGCATCCTATTATTGTAATCTCCTTGTATGGAAGGATTATTATAAAAATAAATGGTTTCCATATACGCCACCGATAAGTGATATAGTTGGACTAAGAGCAGCAGTGGATAATATTTTAGAGGACAAAGATATTGTATCAAGACATAATAATATAGCAAAGGCTTGTAGAGAGGCTATAGTAGAAAGTGGACTTAGGCTCTATTTAAAGCAGGGTTATTCCAATACTGTTACAGTTATAGAACTACCTAAAGAAATAGAGGATAAAGCCTTAAGAACATATATGCAGGATAAATATAATGTAATCGTAGCAGGTTCTTTTGGGTATCTTCAAGGGAAGGTTATAAGAATAGGTCATATGGGTGAAAATGCTAATATAGATAAGATTGCCTATACACTATTTGCACTTCAAAACAGCTTAGAGTATTTAGGGTATAAACTAAAAGGGAGTCTTACAGAGGTATTTTTGCAGAAAATCATGGAGTAGGAATTATAGAAATATAATTAAATATTTTTCACATCAATTAATAGAAAATTATTATTTTTACTCTTATATTAATCATAATTCATTTTGTACAAGGGTTGAAAAAGCCAAAGGCAAACAAATAAAAGTGCTTATCTCAAAATAAATTTAATTTTAATATAAAAAATACACTTAATAAACATAGAAATAAGTTTGTTAGGTGTTTTTTTATTTCTTGGAGATAAAATTAAATCTATTTTTACATACCCTTTTTGATTTTTTTTGAATAAATTTGCACTTGACATGTATAAATATTCATTGTATAATTTTAAAAATTAACATATGCAAACAAAAACAGGATAGATATATACATATAATTTTAGGGAAGTGGGGTGTTTATTTGGAGGAATGTAATCTAAAGTATGGGGATGAATATAAAAAGATACTATTTAAACCTAGTCATAATGTGGACATTCTAGACAAAAATTTCTTATCACAAAAAAAGGAAGAGGAAGTTATAAAAAGGGCTCTTTTAAATCCTATAGCATCTAGAAGAATAAATGAAATTGTTACTCCAGAAGATAAGCTTTGCATTGTTATATCTGATGTAACAAGACTATGGCAAAAACCTAGGGCTTTTTTACCTATACTTATTGAAGAAATAAAAAAAAGTGGTATAAAGGATGAAAATATAATTTTCTTATGTGCTTTAGGTTCCCATAGAAAACAAAGTAAAGAGGAACATATAAAGATTTTAGGGGAGAACTTATATAAAAGATTTAAAATTATAGATCATTATTCTAAAACCAAAGATGAAATGGTGTATATAGGTGAAACTTCTTTTAAAACTCCCGTAGTTGTTAATAAACTAGTAAAGGAATGTACCAAAGTAATTATTACAGG contains:
- a CDS encoding pyridoxal-phosphate-dependent aminotransferase family protein is translated as MKVPYVMTPGPTMVRENVRMARAMETTNPDLDLQFYDYYKETYEKIGEFLKTKNEVRILSGEGILGLEAACASLTEKGDRILAIDNGIFGESFADFVEIYEGEVVFFKGDRKRDIDIEKLKKFLEKDSNFKYATVVHCDTPSGVINDISKICPIFKEKGIITVVDSVSAMGGQELRVDEWKIDMVLGGSQKCMSAPPGLSFLSISEDAFKAMEERKKPIASYYCNLLVWKDYYKNKWFPYTPPISDIVGLRAAVDNILEDKDIVSRHNNIAKACREAIVESGLRLYLKQGYSNTVTVIELPKEIEDKALRTYMQDKYNVIVAGSFGYLQGKVIRIGHMGENANIDKIAYTLFALQNSLEYLGYKLKGSLTEVFLQKIME